DNA from Leptolyngbya iicbica LK:
GGCGGCACTCAAGGAAATGCTACCCGTACAGGTGCGGGTGCAGCGGGATGGGGAAGTGGTCACGCTGCCCGCGCGGGAGCTGGTGCGGGGGGATGTGATACTGCTGGAGGAGGGCGATCGCATCTCGGCGGATGCGCGGCTGGTGGCGGGCGAAGAATTGATGATGGATGTGTCGGTGCTGACGGGGGAATCGCTGCCGGTGGCGCGGAATCCTTATCCGGTGCGACCGCGACGGATGGCGGCGATTCGCGATGGGGAGCGGGTAATTGCTCACGGGGAAGCGCCATTGCAAGAGCGGATGACGCCGATGGCGATCGCCAATCTGCTGCTGGCGGGGTCGAGCGTGGCGGCGGGGCGCGGGGTGGCGGTGGTGTACGCGACCGGGGCGCAGACGGAGTTTGGTCATGTGGCCCACCTGACGACGGCGGTAAAGCGGGAGCCGAGCACGCTGGAGCTGCAAGTGGCGAAAATCGTGCGGCTGATTACGGCGATCGCCGTCACCATGGGCCTCACCGTCTTTGGGCTGAGCTACTGGCTGATTGGGCTGGAACTCCAGGAAAGCTTCATCTTTGGGATTGGCATCATCGTGGCGAACGTGCCTGAGGGGCTGCTGCCCACCGTCACCCTGTCCCTGGCGCTGGGGGTGCAGCGCATGGCGCAACGCAATGCCCTGGTACGGCGGCTCTCGTCGGTGGAAGCGTTGAGCGCGACGACCGTGGTCTGCACCGACAAGACTGGCACGCTGACTAAAAATGAGATGACGGTGAAGGCGCTGTGGCTGCCGGGCCTGCCCCAGGCGGTGGCCACCTCTGAAGAACTGGCGGTGGTGGAGGTGACGGGGGTGGGCTACGACCCGACCACGGGCGCGGTGTGTCCACCGGAAACTGTCCCTCATCAACAAGCGGTGCGGTTGCTCCTGGCGGGGTTGGCGCTGTGCTCCAATGCGCGACTGGTGCATCTGGAAGGCCCCAGTCGCTGGGAGGAAATCGGTGACCCGACGGAAGCGGCGCTGGTCGTCGCCGCCATCAAAGGGGGCCTGCACATGGAGCAACTCCAGGCGCAAAATCCCCGGCAGCGAGAGGTGCCCTTTGACTCGCGCCGCCGCCTGATGACCGTCGTGCTGGCCTGGTCACTCCCCGGTCTGACGGTGGACGCGCCACCCTATCTGAGCTTCACGAAAGGCGCTCCGCTGGAGGTGTTGCGGCACTGTCACAGTCTGTTGCGAGACGGGGCGGTACAGCCGTTGACGGATCGCGATCGCCAGTCCATCATTACCGCCAACGATACCCTGGCGCGGCAGGGCTACCGGGTGCTGGGCCTTGCTGCCCGTGCGGGTCACGCCGACCTGCTCACCCTGAAATCCCAAGACCTGGAACAGCACCTCACCTTTGTCGGGCTGGTGGCGATGTACGATCCGCCCCGTCCGGAAGTACCTGCAGCGATCGCCGCCTGCCACGATGCGGGCATCGCCGTCACGATGGTGACCGGGGACTATGGGCTGACCGCCGGGGCGATCGCTCACCAGATCGGACTGGTGGCGGACAAGGCGCGGGTGGTCACGGGGGACGGCATGGCCCACCTGTCGGACGCGCAACTGCGGCAAATTCTCAAGTATCGCCACAATCTGGTGTTTGCCCGCATGGCTCCCGAACACAAGCTGCGCCTGGTCAACGCTTACAAAGACCTGGGCCACATCGTCGCCGTCACCGGGGACGGGGTGAACGATGCGCCAGCATTGCGAGCGGCCAATATCGGCATCGCCATGGGGCTGAACGGGACGGAGGTGGCGCGGGAAGCGGCGGACATTGTGCTGCTGGATGACAACTTCGCCACCATCGTTGCGGCGGTGGAGCAGGGGCGATCGGTCTACCAGAATATCCGCAAGTTCATGACCTACATTTTGGCGTCGAACATCCCGGAGATTGTGCCCTTCCTGGCGATGGTGGTGTTCAAGATTCCCCCGGCGCTGACGGTGATGCAGATTCTCGCCATTGACCTGGGCACCGACATGCTGCCCGCCCTGGCTCTCGGTGCCGAATCGCCTGAACCCGGCATCATGCACCAACCGCCCCGCGATCGCCACCAGCCCTTACTGAATCGAGGGTTGCTGGCCCGCGCCTACGGCTTTCTCGGGGTGATTGAGGCGATCGCGGCCATGGTCGCCTTCTTCGCAGTTTGGCAAGCGGTCGGCCTGAATTTTCAAACCCTCCAGGCGATCACGCCCAGTATTTTGAACGAGCAAGCTCCCGCTGAGGTCATGGGCTGGTTCCGGCAGGCGACCACAGCAACGCTGGTGGCGATCGTCGCCTGTCAGGTGGGCAACCTGTTTGCCTGTCGGTCGGAGTGGCGATCGGCCTGCCGCGTCCGCCCCCGCCTCAACCGCTGGATTCTGGTCGGACTGCTGACGGAATGGGCGCTGGTGGCGGCACTGCTGTACGTGCCCCCCTTGCAGGCAATTTTCAATACGGTGCCGCTGGCGGGTTGGCAGTGGGGGCTGGTGTTCACCTGGCCGCTGGTGCTGCTGGGGGCAGAGGAGTTACGGAAATTCTGGTGGCGGCGGAGATCGCCTCGTTCGCCCTAACTTCCCCCCACCTGCGCCTACTCTCGCCCAAATATTGAGTACCGTGTCATTCAGGGCCTGCAGCGAACCGCACATTGTCCCAACCGCGATAATGGAAGGGAGGGGGTGCAGTATGTCCCCAAACCAAACCATCCCTGCGGTTTCGACCTTTCCGTTGACCGCTATTGTGGGTCATGCGGCGATTCGCCTGGCCCTGCTGCTGCTGGCGGTCGACCCGGAGTTGGGCGGCGTCATCATTGCCGGACGGCGCGGCACCGCCAAATCCGTGATGGCTCGCGCCCTCCACGCCTTGCTGCCGCCCATCGCTGTCCTCAAAGAATCGCCTTACCACGAATCGCCCGCTGAGGCTGACCTCGATACCCCTGACACTCGCATCATCCCGCCCCCCTTTGTGCAGATTCCCTTGGGTGTGACGGAAGATCGGTTGCTGGGATCGGTCGATGTCACCCGCTCCATTCAGCGGGGGGAACCCGTGTTTCAGCCGGGATTGCTGGCAGAAGCCCACCGGGGCATCTTGTATGTGGACGACCTCAATCTGCTGGACGAGCACATTACCAACCTGCTGTTGACCATCCTGGCCGAGGGCACCAACCGCATTGAGCGCGAAGGCATCAGCATCGAGCATCCCTGTCGTCCGCTGTTCATCGCTACCTACAATCCCGAAGAGGGGGAACTGCGGGAGCATCTGGTGGATCGCTTTGCGATCGCCCTCTCCGCCAATGCCCCCCTCAGTCTGAGCGATCGCGTCACTGCCGTGGAACGAGTACTGACCTACATGGACGCGCCCCAACCCTTTCTGGCCCAGTACGCGGACGAGATTGACGAGCTGAAACTGCAAATTTTGCTGGCCCGTGAATGGTTGCCCCAGGTGCAAATCACCCACGACCAGATCGGCTATCTGGTGCAGGAAGCCCAGCGCGGTCAGGTCGAAGGGCAACGGGGCGAACTGTTTGCCACCCGGATTGCCAAGGCCCACGCCGCCCTCAACGGACGCCTGAGCGTGACCGCTGAAGATTTGCGCTGTGGGGTAGAACTGGCGATCGTGCCTCGGGCCACCGTGATCGAACTCCCCGCTGACGCTGCGCCCCCACCACCGCCGCCACCAGATGCGGCCCCACCGGAACTTGAACCCACCGACCCCGAAGCCGCCCCACCGGAACCCGAAGCCGCTACCCTGCCAGAGGAATTTGTTTTTGCGCCCGAGGGGGTACTGCTCGATCCCACGGTCCTGTCCTTTGCTCAAAAGGCGCGCCGCCAAAAAGGCAAGGCGGGAGGCCGGGGGCTGATCTTTTCGCAAGCACGGGGACGCTATGTGAAGCCGATGTTTCCCAAAGGCCGGATACAACGCGTGGCGGTAGATGCCACCTTGCGCGCCGCCGCCCCTCATCAAAAGGCACGCCATCGCCGTCAGCCCGGTCGCCGCCTGATTATTGAACCGGACGATGTGCGGGTCAAACGGCTAGCCCGTAAAGCGGGGGCGCTGATCATTTTCGTGGTGGATGCCTCCGGATCGATGGCGCTGAATCGGATGCAGGCCGCGAAAGGAGCCGCGCTGCAACTGCTGGGGGAAGCCTACCGCCACCGCGACCAGATTGCCCTGATCACCTTTGGCGGGGAACGAGCCGATGTGGTGCTGCCGCCCACTCGCTCCATTACCGCTGCCCGTCGTCGCCTCGATCGCTTGCCCTGTGGCGGTGGTTCTCCCCTCGCTCACGGTCTCGCCCTCGCCATTCGCACCGGACAAAACGCCCTCCGCAGCAAAGACATCGGCCAGGCGATTGTGGTGCTGATTACCGATGGTCGCGCCAACATTCCCCTCTCGCGATCGCTGGGGGAAACCCTGATGAATGGCGACCAACCCGACCCCAAGACCGAACTGCTGCGGATTGCCGGGGTGCTGCGATCGCTCCACCTGCAACTCCTGGTCATCGACACCGAAAACCCCTACCGCTCCAAAGGACTCGCCAAAGCGCTGGCGCAGCAGGCCCAGGGCACTTATTATGCACTGCCCAAAGCCAGCGATCGCGCGATCGCCGCCACCACCCAACAGGTCATTGGCGAGTTACGGTCTGGGTAGCAAAGTTGGCGTTTAGGTTTGCGGGCACTGTCCGCCTTGGAGGCGATCGCGGCTACTTTCAGCCTCACCAACCTCCACCATCGGCAACCCACTATCGAAAACCGATGCGTCGCGCTTGAGCAACTGGCGTCAACTTACACGATTAGCAAAGACCGCCGAGCCCCCTGTCAGAGGCGATGGATGTTGAGAGCTTAATTTCTAGAGCTGGAAAGTTAAATTAACAATCCCCATCGCCCCCATACGTTTAGACCAGATTCAAACAGTCACAAAATCGGCTGGGGTCAGTGTGGTCGTATCGACGCCTTTCAGAATGGCGAGCAAATGGTTTTCTTCACCCGCTAGACCAATTTCATTTCCATCGAATGTCAGGCTACCGAAAGTCAGATTGCCTGTCAGGGCTAGAAAATCAGTCCCCTGTTTAAAATCTTGGATGATATCGGCTTCGCTCTCGGTATGACCATCATCCGTGTGGCCGCCGCTACCACCAGGGCCGCCAGAGTGGCCGCCGCCGCCAGAGTGGCCGCCGCCTTCGCCCGGTAAGCTGAGCACAAAAATGTCGCTGCCAGGGCCGCCAATCATAATGTCGGGGGAGTTACCGCCTATCAGAATATCGTCGCCGCGCCCCCCGTCAAGCCGATCAGGCCCACAGCCCCCAATCAAGATGTCGTTGCCGTTTTCGCCATAGAGGTCATCTTTGCCCTTGCCGCCCCGGAGCTCATCGTTGCCGTTGCCGCCATACAGGTAATCTCGGCCTTCACCCCCATCGAGCATGTCGTTACCATTGCCGCCCAGTAATTTGTCGGCTCCGGCTCCGCTAGAGAGCATGTCATCGCCATTGAAGCCGTTGATGAGGTCTCTGCCGCCGCCTCTGGTGATGACATCCGGCTGATTAGTACCGTCAATGATCTTGTCAAAGCCATCGTCGTGATCAGCATCTTCACAGCCATCTCCATGCCCTTCATCGGCGGCTGGTACTGCGGTGTCTAGTTGGTTTTGGAGATAGCTTATTTGCTTGAGCGTAAGTGTCTTGGGAAGCACCATGGCTGTTCCTCCTTCCTTTTTATAAAGATGAGGAGCTATCTTGAGAGGTCCTTTAGCTGTTGTAGAAATATCGGTAGGTCTTCTCGGGAGATAACTCCTCTGGAGTTAAGAAGTTGCACCTCTGTACTCTAGAAATGAGTTAGTTACAGGTTCGTTCGCTGCTGCATCACTCACAGCGTCGAGCTAGCAGGGTAGAAAATTTGAGCAATCTGATCTTCCCCTTCGCCCCCGACTTCCGAAGGAACCAGCATGTCCACGTAGAGCAAGCCGTTATGTGTATCGGCATTACCCACTCCCAACTCTCCATCGGCAACAACAATAGTTTGACGACCTTCGGTCACGGGATCAAATGCCCGACTTTCTTCGTTATAGTCACCAATTTGCGTGCCTGCGGTAAAGCTGACTGGAATGTTATCCGGGAGACTAAAGGTCACTCGATACAGCCCAGCATCGGTATAGCGAAAAGGCTTATCAGAAACCCCGTTGATGACCTTGCCACCTACGTTCAACTCTGAACCAAATTGAGTGCTGGCGGCAACATCTTCGCTGCCGATGCCGTCGCCAACCCAGACTTGGTTATCACCATCCCACCTCAGCCCAGTCAGTTGATCATCACTAGGAGTCAGGGTCGTGAATTTCTGGATGGTCAGTTCCATCATCGGCGCATACACCGTTGCGAAGCTGCTCTGGTAGGTAGTGCCAGTAAGGGCATCAATATCACCACTATTCTCCGTAATGTTGACGCTGGACTGTTTAGCCCGTACGCCTTGCACTTCGTTAGGCCCAGTTTGTTCACTCAGTTGCGTCATGGTGTACGCCCGCATGGGGGCGTCTAACTGATCGTAGAGCGCTAACTCGAGGCGAACAAAGCGACCGAGTTTCACGGGGGAAGACTCCATGGCATCACCGATGTCCACCCAATCGACCACGACGGGAGCCATGGCCTGGACATTACCAGCTTGCCAAGCGTTGCCGGCGGTTTTTTGAGCAAAGTAGTAGTACCCATCAGCATCTGGGGCGGGATCGAACGGAACTGTCAACTTCAAGCTATTTTCACTACTGCGACTGTCAAGGCCAAGCGGGTCGTCGCCTTGACCCAATAGCCAAATAGCGGGGAACGATAAATTGTTACCAACTTCCTCCTTATCCGGCGGCGCGCCGCCACCGCCGCCATTGCCGCTACCACCGCCATTGCCGCCACCGTTGCCGCCGCCGATACCACCACCGCCGCCGCCACCGTTACCTTTTGCAGCTGAGAAAATTGGCGCTGCAAGTGCTTCAATGTTCAAGCTTGGTTGGTAGTTTTTAGGACCGCTAGTTTTTGCTCCTGGGTTTTCAAGCTCTCCGACTTTGTTATCCCCTTGGTTAGGATGCAACATTTCAATCGGTGACTTTTCCTTTATATTTTCTTGCCCAGAGATTTCGTCAAGTTGAAGAATATTGACGCCCCTTTCACGTGTTTGTTTAGCCATGACTGTCACCTCCTATGGAAGTGCGATTTTTGTTGGCAAGAGAATCACCTCTTGAGTGATTCTTTTTGTGGTGTCTAATTACACGATTGGCCAGTGTCATATCGCCATCTGAGCAAGTTGTGAGGTTGATGCCAATTGCCCTGACCTGGGATGATTTTCAACTTGCGAAACAGAACCTACTCAGCTTAGGGTACAAAGCTCTAGAGCACACCAGAAATTGCTTTGAACGCCTGGGAAGAGCACTGGAATGTGTCTTCGACAGTTTAAGTATTAGAGATCACATGGGGAGAATCTGGGGGTGAAACGGGTAGATTTCGGGGATTCCTGTTTAAGATAAATATTTAAATTTTTGGAGATTTTGATGACAAATTTTGTCACTTCTCCGGATCAATCATAATAGGCTTACAGGCTGTATTTTCGTTGTAAAAAAAATCATTTATAGGCCTTGTATGAAATATTTATTCCTGGTGAAACTGTGCGACCACTAAAATTTAGAGGGCGAAGAATAAATATTCAGCAAGACGTCGTTGGTTTGCTGTTTTTGAGTTGTTTATGGCATGGTGTAGCGGCGATTCATTGGGCTAATCCAAAAGTGAACGACCTTATAAACCCCACTACGACGACATTGCGGATAGTTGAACGAGGGGCGGCGGTGGTAACGGTGGTGGTCCGGTTGATCCAAAGCATCAAGATTGCGACCAAGACCGCGATCGCTTACATCAGTTGCAGTTCGACAACCTCGACCAATAGACTCTGGCAGCACGCATGATTGCTTATGGGCGCTGTATGTTGGGTTCGTGCCATCAAGTTGCACAACCAACAACGAGGAAGACGTGCAGAGATTAGACCTTTTTCAGCCGATAACCGACCCCATGCACCGTTTCGATCAAGTCATCAGGAGCACCCGCTGCCCGAAGCTTGTGGCGCAGCCCCTTAATGTGAGACTTGACCGTCTCTTCGGTGGGGGTGTCTTCTAAAGACCAGAGATGTTCGATGATATTGCCCCGGCTCAAAACTCGCCGCCCGTGGGTAATGAGCAAATCCAATAAGCCAAACTCTTTGGGCGTGAGGGGGAGCAACTGGCCAGCGTAGTAGGCTTCGTGGGTGCTGGGGTTGAGATGCAGTTCATTGCCCCACGATAAGTCAGGGGTCGCGATGAGTTGCCCCCGCCGCAACAGGGCTCGTACACGCGCCCGTAACTCTGACATTTCAAAGGGTTTGACCATGTAGTCATCGGCCCCAGCATCCAGACCCATGATTTTGTCATCCAGGGTGTCGCGGGCTGTGAGCATTAACACGGGCAAGGTCAAAGCCTGTTCGCGCAACTGTTGACATAGACTGATGCCATCTAGTTTCGGCAATGTCAGATCCAGCACAATCAGGTCAAAGGGTTCAGCGGTAATGAGATTCCAGCCCAGCTCACCATCAGCGGCGACCTCGACCATATAGCCATCGCTGCTGAGCGCATCAGCCAGCACTTCAGTGAGTTGCCGATCATCCTCAATGACTAAAATCCGCATAGGCCGCAGCTCGCCAAAACGGTGTTGTGATCTTCTAGTTTAGTCAAGAGGTTAAAACTCTCTCATCAAAACTATTTAAATTGAAAGATATCGATGTGGCGATCGCGTTCCTATGAAACACGGTTCGGAACGGAGAGTGATAGCGGGTGGTTTTCTGCTGGCTTTGCTGTTGATGGGCGGTCTGCGCCTCGTCTCCTATCGAAATGCGATCGCGCTGATTCACGATACCCAGCACGTTGAAAAAACGGAAGATGACCTGAAAGCGCTGGCCGCCATTTCGGCGGGGTTAGCGAATGCCGAATCAGGCTGCTTGGCCTATCTGCTATTTGGGAATGAGGCCGATCGCCACCGTCATGATCATGCAAAAGCTCAGGTCGATCTCAATCTGCAAAAGGTGACCCAAAGTCTGCAACCCGACGAGGACGCACTCGCTGATTTGGCCTCACTGCAGCAGTTACTCAGAGAGCGCCGAGGGTTGGCCGATAAGCTTTTGGCGATGGCCACAGCACCCGCAAGTCCTTTGTCTCAACAAGCCTCAGTGATGGCCCAAATCAATGCAAACCGTCGCGAGATTGAGCAAGTGCTCGACCGCATGTCGGCGCGGAAACTGGCAACCTTGAACCGGGAAGATGCCCAGCTGGTGGAGCAAACCCGGGTACATTTAGCGATCGAGTATCTGGGGACTTTGGCCGTTTTTGCTTTGCTCATTGGCTTATTTTGGGTGCTGGATCGGCAATTGGTACGGCGTCAACGAGTGGAAGCAGAACGCCAAGAGCTCGCCCAGGCAAAGGAAATGGGTGATCTCAAACTCCGCTTTTTCTCGATGGTGTCCCATGAATTTCGCACACCACTGAGCGTGATTTTAGGATCGGCCCAATTACTAGCAGAAAAGCTGGAGGGGCCAGATCCGACAACCGCCGCCAGGCATTTAGACCGGATTCAAACATCAGCACGATCGCTGAACCAGCTTTTGAGCGATATTCTGACGCTGACTCGGGCCGAAGCAGGCAAGCTTGAGCTGCATCCGACGGCGATCGACCTCGAAGAATTTTGTTTGAACTTGGTAGAAGATCTAAGTGTTGCGACGGATCCGCCGCGGCAGATTCACTTCCAAAGTGTGAGCAATTCTGCTAAAGCCGAAGTGGATGAAAAGTTACTGCAGGGATTGTTGAGCAACCTGTTGTCTAACGCACTGAAATATTCAGAACCTGATACTCCCGTCTCATTAACGTTGCTCAGTTCGTCCAAATGCGTGACGTTTGAAGTGAGCGATCGCGGCATTGGCATTGCCCCCGAAGAGTTAGCCAGCTTATGCGAACCGTTTTATCGCGGCCACAATCGTGGCTGGACGCAGGGGGCAGGACTGGGGTTGGCGGTGTGCAAAAAGTGCGTAGAGTTGCACCACGGAGCGATCGCAATCCAGAGCGAAGTCGGCGTAGGGACCACGGTTACAGTGACCTTGCCGTCTTCTCAACCCGAGGAGTCCAGTGCTGAAAATCAACCGCGTAGGGTGGGTCCGTCCCTCACCGACCGCCTCTAAATTCTTTACAAGAGGATGATACGACCCACCACCCCCACCCCAAATGCCCCTGAAAATCAACCGCCGTAGGGTGGGTCCGTCCCTCACCGACCGCCTCTAAATTCCCTGCAAGAGGATGATACGACCCACCACCACCTTCTGAGTCATTCCAGCCGTGAGAAATGCCTGCAAGTTCCGAGGGTTCTGGTATGTGATAGTTTGCGCAAAAACTAATCTTAAGGTTGTTGACCATATAGATAGTTTTAAGAGATCAACCGAGGTGGGAAAGCTAAACTCAGTGGTAAGTAATCTAGGCATTTACTTATGGCAACCCCTGCCGATTCGAGCTATCGCTGGCATGACGTATTAGCTCAGCATTATCGACTTAGCCAGTTTAAAGAACGGCTCCCTGATGCGGTGAAAGCTTGGCTCAACGTCTGTGAGTGGACTTTGATTGCGGAAGCAGGTCAAGCTAAGGTGCCGCTCCTGGTGTTGCGAGCACCGGGGCGCATTCGTCTTCGGCATCCGCTGCTGCTGCAACTCGCAGAAAGTGTGCACAGTAATGTCGGCCCCATCGACCTCTCGCTCTTTTCAGCAGAAACCAAAGATCCCGTCAGAGTGCTGAGCCAAACTCTGGTTGAAATCAATCGACATCAGTAGCCGTCGCGAGGTTGCGCCACCAGTTATCGGTTCGGGCTAAAAAGTTTTCTCGTTCAGCTCAGAATGGCTGGTAACGGATCAAGTAGCATTCAGAGCTGCTTCGGTGGGCTGTTCTATAGCCGCCTGCAGCCTGTGCGCATTGCATCATTGCGGCATTCATACCAGAAAAGGCACAAGGAGGACAGGGCTGACATCAATGCCCCTCCCTAATCGCTCTCCCACGAACCAATCCATGATCCCGGTGTCAGATATTCCCAAGACGGTTTTACCGATAGGGGCGTTGTTTGGGAATGGTGAAAGATTCAAAAGAGGGCGGCGGGCCTTGGGGGGATGATTGGGGCGATCGCGCTAGTGGAAAATAACGATTGATCAATTTGTTATATTGACCGCCGAGCAAAAGACCCAGCGTGCAGATGTAGAGCCCAATAAAAGCGAGAGTGAGGGTGCTGCCAGCGCTAAATAACCAGTGATAGTCGGTCAGAGACTCTAAATGATGTTTGAAGGCCATCGCCGTGGCGAGCCAGATCATCGTGGCAAACACAGTGCCTGGCAATACTGGGGCCGACCGGGCAGATGATTTTTGACTGCTGCGATAGAGCACGCCATAGCTAAGAGCGATCGTCGAGGCGGCTAAACTCCACCTCAGGCTTTGGACTAACAATTGCCGCATCAGGCCAATAACACTGACTTCAGCTTGTTGCTGCATGCCGGCGGGTAAGGCCAGCAAGACCACACCGACGGCCAGCAGGGTAAGGGCGGCCGTCGCGATCGCGACCAGACCCGTGAGGCTCCGTTGCCGCCAGGTGGGGATCAAATGTGACGCCAGATCGCCATCGGAACGAATGATCTGCTGCGTTAACCCCACCACTTTGCACCAGAGTGCCAAGCTCGCCCCAGTCGTCAGCAAAAAGAGCCACCAGCGACGGTTGAGCGGCCAATCGGTACGGATTTCGGCAATGACAGCTTGTAAGGGCGTGACGACAGCAGGCACCCAACGCTGCAAATGGTTAGTCAACCCCTCGGCGACAGGCGCCCACAAACTTGCGGCGGCGATCGCCATAAAACTGCTTAACAACACACAACAGACGATGCCATAGGCGATCGCGGCACCTTTCATCCAATAGCGATGGCGGGCCGCTTGCTGCCCCAAATTCTTCCATAGGGGATAGTTGAGATAGCTGCCCACCGTCCGTTTCATGGTCGGTGGGGTCGCTGGGGGTAACAAAAACTGAGATGACGAACCATCCGGTGGATAAGGTTGAGAAGGCGGCAGCGACATAGCATCCAGCTCAGAAATAAAGCAGCAACGGGAATGCAACGACTGCCCTTGGGCCATCATGGCTAGACGCGACCCCGAACAGACGTTTTACTTGCCAGTATTATGCAGCGATCGCCCAAAAAACACCTGAGTATGTCGTGTAATCCTTTGCACTTGTTTAGATAACCTGCCTCAAACGGTCGACCCTGGCCCCCTTGACACGCTCCGCCATCGCCATAGAGAGGTCAAGTCACCCTGCTGGCCTGATACTTGGCTCCAACCACTAAATAAACTCTGTAATGCTGGGCAGATCGATCCGAATTTCACCGCCCAGCACCAGATACAGCCCCGCCGCGATCGCCGCGCCCACAATTGGCGCAATCACAGGAATCCAGGCATAACTCCAGTCACTATCACGCTTGCCACCGGGCATGGGCAACACCGTGTAAGGGTTTCCGGGCCTACGGGCTAACCCCCGAGCGTCCCTATGGTGCTCACTTAGGGACAGTAAGGGGACAAATGAAGGATATTAGACCCACAAACAACAATGGCAGCATCAGGATCCGGTTTAGGTTAGCCGGGAGACGGTACGGGTTTAACCCGGTCCCCGGGGGCAGCTACAAGAACACTCGGGACCTTAAGACAGCCCAGGCGATCGCCACTAGGATCGCTAATGACATCCTTGCAGGATCCTTCGATCCGTCCCTGGACCGCTACCGACTAACCCCGAGGGTGGCTCCCCGGGCTGTCCCTAAAGACGTGATCTCACTGCGGGACACTTGGGTCTTATCTCTAGGGCTGTCCGAGGGGATCCTAGCGGGGGAATACCACAAGGTCCGAAGGATGCTAGAGAAGGCAGCCCCGAGGCTAGGGGACACTGTCTGGTTAACCGGGTCCGGGCTAGCCCCCGGGACCTTTAACAAGCGCTTGAGTCTCATTAGGAAGTGCTACCGCTGGGCAGTCTCGGAGGGCATTCTGGATGGTTCCCCGTGGGACGCGATCGCCCATAGGAACATCCCTAAAGAGGACATCAAGCCGTTTACGGTAGAGGAGACCCGGAAGATCCTAGAGGGGTTCAAAGGTAGCCCCTATGGTCCTTTCGTGCTGTTTCTGTTTCTGACTGGCTGTAGGTTGTCCGAGGCCATCGGGCTGACCTGGGAGGCTGTAGACCTAGAGGCCGGGACGGTGACCGTTAAGGAGGTCCTAGCAGTGGATCCAACGGGGAACGGTCATAGGCGGATCAGGAAG
Protein-coding regions in this window:
- a CDS encoding sensor histidine kinase, which encodes MKHGSERRVIAGGFLLALLLMGGLRLVSYRNAIALIHDTQHVEKTEDDLKALAAISAGLANAESGCLAYLLFGNEADRHRHDHAKAQVDLNLQKVTQSLQPDEDALADLASLQQLLRERRGLADKLLAMATAPASPLSQQASVMAQINANRREIEQVLDRMSARKLATLNREDAQLVEQTRVHLAIEYLGTLAVFALLIGLFWVLDRQLVRRQRVEAERQELAQAKEMGDLKLRFFSMVSHEFRTPLSVILGSAQLLAEKLEGPDPTTAARHLDRIQTSARSLNQLLSDILTLTRAEAGKLELHPTAIDLEEFCLNLVEDLSVATDPPRQIHFQSVSNSAKAEVDEKLLQGLLSNLLSNALKYSEPDTPVSLTLLSSSKCVTFEVSDRGIGIAPEELASLCEPFYRGHNRGWTQGAGLGLAVCKKCVELHHGAIAIQSEVGVGTTVTVTLPSSQPEESSAENQPRRVGPSLTDRL
- a CDS encoding YhjD/YihY/BrkB family envelope integrity protein, with translation MKRTVGSYLNYPLWKNLGQQAARHRYWMKGAAIAYGIVCCVLLSSFMAIAAASLWAPVAEGLTNHLQRWVPAVVTPLQAVIAEIRTDWPLNRRWWLFLLTTGASLALWCKVVGLTQQIIRSDGDLASHLIPTWRQRSLTGLVAIATAALTLLAVGVVLLALPAGMQQQAEVSVIGLMRQLLVQSLRWSLAASTIALSYGVLYRSSQKSSARSAPVLPGTVFATMIWLATAMAFKHHLESLTDYHWLFSAGSTLTLAFIGLYICTLGLLLGGQYNKLINRYFPLARSPQSSPQGPPPSFESFTIPKQRPYR
- a CDS encoding site-specific integrase, coding for MKDIRPTNNNGSIRIRFRLAGRRYGFNPVPGGSYKNTRDLKTAQAIATRIANDILAGSFDPSLDRYRLTPRVAPRAVPKDVISLRDTWVLSLGLSEGILAGEYHKVRRMLEKAAPRLGDTVWLTGSGLAPGTFNKRLSLIRKCYRWAVSEGILDGSPWDAIAHRNIPKEDIKPFTVEETRKILEGFKGSPYGPFVLFLFLTGCRLSEAIGLTWEAVDLEAGTVTVKEVLAVDPTGNGHRRIRKGTKTGTVRVLSGEALTGLLSGLPKGNPGDLVFRSPRGCIISDTNFRARYWGPVLRSQGIPYRRPHVIRHSLASHAIARGMSLLEVSYLLGHKDTTMVIRTYGHLIGRPDLPDLGI